One window from the genome of Candidatus Leptovillus gracilis encodes:
- a CDS encoding site-2 protease family protein — protein sequence MGRSLKLFSVRGIDIRLHFTFPLILLWAALQFGLAGGGGESALFGVIVISLLFVLVTLHELGHSFAALYYGVPVKQIVLSPIGGVAQLQEMPEKPVQEFVIAAAGPAVNLVVALLMALFIPVLGLDRADFVAALTLNAGLTATAVFAYLFVYNIFLALFNLIPAFPLDGGRIFRSLLAMKLDYIQATNIAVGVGRATAVMLGIYALFNGGIFLIFIAVFIYSVGGQEAAFVRTRHTLRGYAVRDAYSPQAYTLTPYTTLQQAVNLMMVSGQGNFPVVDGDNETLAGFVTQQDLGQAMQTRGGHAWANMIMRRVAPVALGTPLLDVQKRLETEQLGALPVVDNGRYLGIIGQWQIRHFFTLISHKSNTHPPTIIQSV from the coding sequence ATGGGACGTTCGTTGAAACTATTTTCTGTGCGTGGGATTGACATTCGTCTGCACTTCACATTCCCTCTAATTTTACTCTGGGCGGCGCTGCAATTTGGGTTGGCAGGCGGCGGCGGCGAAAGCGCTTTATTTGGCGTCATTGTCATCTCGCTGCTGTTTGTGTTGGTAACGCTGCATGAGTTGGGTCATAGTTTTGCAGCGCTGTATTACGGCGTGCCGGTGAAGCAGATTGTGCTGTCACCCATTGGCGGCGTGGCCCAATTGCAAGAAATGCCGGAAAAGCCCGTTCAGGAATTTGTCATTGCCGCGGCCGGTCCGGCGGTGAATCTGGTGGTGGCGCTGCTGATGGCCCTATTTATCCCGGTTTTGGGATTGGATCGGGCGGATTTTGTGGCGGCGCTGACGTTGAACGCGGGATTAACGGCAACGGCCGTATTCGCCTACCTCTTCGTCTATAACATCTTCCTGGCCCTGTTTAATCTCATCCCCGCCTTTCCGCTAGATGGTGGGCGCATCTTTCGTTCCTTGCTGGCGATGAAGTTGGACTACATCCAGGCTACCAACATCGCCGTCGGCGTGGGGCGGGCGACGGCCGTGATGCTGGGGATTTATGCCCTGTTCAACGGCGGCATCTTCCTCATTTTTATTGCCGTGTTTATTTACTCGGTGGGTGGGCAGGAGGCGGCGTTCGTGCGCACGCGCCACACGCTGCGCGGCTACGCCGTGCGCGACGCCTATTCGCCCCAGGCTTACACGTTGACGCCTTACACCACTTTGCAGCAGGCCGTTAATCTGATGATGGTAAGCGGGCAGGGCAATTTTCCGGTGGTGGATGGAGATAATGAAACATTGGCCGGATTTGTAACCCAGCAAGACCTGGGCCAGGCCATGCAAACGCGGGGCGGCCACGCCTGGGCCAATATGATCATGCGGCGCGTGGCTCCGGTGGCGTTGGGGACGCCGCTGTTAGACGTACAAAAACGACTGGAAACAGAGCAGTTGGGGGCGCTGCCGGTGGTGGATAACGGCCGTTACCTCGGCATCATCGGCCAGTGGCAAATCCGCCACTTCTTCACCCTGATCAGCCACAAATCCAACACCCACCCGCCGACCATCATTCAATCCGTCTGA
- a CDS encoding dynamin family protein — MSQEQEALLRRTRDVLGELRDTLGQTAVSKEDRAALIESIRQLDDLFLLVIAGEFNAGKSAFINALLGQNLLPEGVTPTTSQIYLLKYGEAVGKRPLTSGLWEQTAPVDILREIVIVDTPGTNAILREHEALTAEFIPRSDLVLFITSADRPFTESERNFLAQIRAWGKKVILVVNKIDILDDPAEKAQVITFVTDAANKLVGEVQAVFAVSAKQAQKAKSGQPQFWAPSGFEALEAYIRETLDDDGRFRLKLLNPLGVAHKLVRKQLTDAETDLASLQEDRDLLTDIDGQMLYYNEDMQRNFKSRLGEIDNILLAMEKRGNEFFDEMMRFGRIPDLIRSKRVESAFEEVVVADVPGQIDARVTELIDWLVEQDLRQWTAVADHLAKRKDGQSDRIVGQTGPREGTLAYNRQHLIDSIGKTTRLAVETYDEEREAADMAEAARTAVVNTGLAGVGVGIGVAIAVAAHVVWLDVTGISAAVIAAALGLLILPARRRKGKQELEVKLSELRQKLVGSLTEQFEREMRRSTQRIEDTVAPFARFVRAETDKITRQHDQLASLEAHIVGLQSQLKQEMG, encoded by the coding sequence TTGAGCCAGGAACAGGAAGCGCTGCTGAGGCGCACGCGGGACGTATTGGGCGAACTGCGCGATACATTGGGGCAAACGGCCGTCTCCAAAGAAGACCGCGCCGCCCTCATCGAATCCATTCGCCAATTAGATGATTTGTTCTTGCTGGTGATCGCCGGCGAGTTCAACGCCGGCAAATCGGCCTTTATCAATGCCCTGCTGGGGCAAAATTTGCTGCCGGAAGGGGTGACGCCGACCACCAGCCAGATTTATTTGCTGAAATATGGCGAGGCGGTGGGCAAACGGCCGTTAACCTCTGGCCTGTGGGAACAAACAGCCCCGGTAGACATCCTGCGTGAAATTGTCATTGTAGACACGCCGGGAACCAACGCCATCCTGCGTGAACACGAGGCGCTGACGGCCGAATTTATCCCCCGCAGCGACCTCGTCCTCTTCATCACCTCCGCTGACCGCCCCTTCACCGAAAGCGAGCGCAATTTCCTGGCGCAGATTCGCGCCTGGGGCAAAAAAGTCATCCTGGTGGTGAACAAAATAGACATCCTCGACGACCCGGCGGAAAAGGCGCAGGTGATCACCTTTGTCACCGACGCGGCCAATAAACTGGTGGGCGAAGTGCAGGCGGTGTTTGCCGTGTCGGCCAAACAGGCGCAAAAAGCCAAATCGGGCCAGCCCCAATTTTGGGCCCCCAGCGGCTTTGAAGCGTTGGAAGCGTATATCCGCGAGACGTTGGACGATGACGGCCGTTTCCGCCTCAAACTCCTCAACCCGCTGGGCGTGGCCCACAAACTGGTCAGAAAACAGCTCACCGACGCCGAAACCGACCTGGCCTCGCTGCAAGAAGACCGCGATCTGCTGACCGATATTGACGGCCAAATGCTCTATTACAACGAGGACATGCAGCGCAATTTTAAGTCCCGTTTGGGCGAAATTGACAATATTTTGCTCGCTATGGAAAAGCGCGGCAACGAATTTTTTGATGAGATGATGCGTTTTGGCCGCATCCCAGACCTGATCCGCAGCAAGCGGGTGGAATCGGCATTCGAGGAAGTGGTGGTGGCCGATGTGCCGGGTCAAATAGATGCCCGTGTGACTGAATTGATTGATTGGCTGGTAGAGCAGGATTTACGCCAGTGGACGGCCGTCGCCGACCATTTAGCCAAACGCAAAGACGGTCAAAGCGATCGCATTGTCGGCCAGACCGGTCCCCGTGAAGGCACGCTGGCCTACAACCGCCAGCACCTCATAGATTCCATCGGCAAGACAACCCGGCTGGCGGTGGAAACCTACGATGAAGAGCGTGAAGCGGCCGACATGGCCGAAGCGGCGCGCACGGCCGTTGTCAATACCGGTCTGGCAGGCGTCGGCGTGGGCATCGGCGTCGCCATTGCCGTCGCCGCCCACGTTGTCTGGCTGGACGTGACGGGCATTTCGGCGGCGGTGATTGCCGCCGCCTTGGGCTTGTTGATTTTGCCGGCGCGGCGGCGCAAAGGCAAACAAGAACTGGAAGTCAAGTTGAGTGAACTGCGCCAGAAGCTCGTTGGCAGCCTGACAGAGCAGTTTGAACGCGAAATGCGCCGCAGCACGCAGCGCATCGAAGATACTGTGGCCCCCTTTGCCCGCTTCGTCCGCGCCGAAACAGACAAAATTACCAGGCAGCACGACCAGTTAGCCAGCCTGGAAGCCCATATCGTTGGCCTGCAAAGCCAGTTGAAGCAAGAGATGGGGTAA
- the uvrB gene encoding excinuclease ABC subunit UvrB — protein MPKFELVSDFQPTGDQPAAIEKLVESVKAGHKYQTLLGATGTGKTFTIANVIQQTQKATLVLAHNKTLAAQLYSEFREFFPTNAVSYFVSYYDYYQPEAYVPRHDLYIEKETQINDEIDRLRLLATANLLSREDVIIVASVSCIYGIGNPQAWGKVTVEIERGKQYRRDTILRRLVDIQYDRNDLELRRGTFRVLGDTLQIFPAYAETAFTVEFWGDEVERLTEFEQLTGEVLRDLTNIQIFPARQFVTDEDKLADGINDIEKELGERIAFFKEHNMLLEAQRIEQRTMYDLEMLREVGYTSGIENYSRHMDQRGEGDPPWSLLDYFPADYLLVVDESHMTLPQVRGMYAGDRSRKQTLVDYGFRLPSALDNRPLNFAEFEQRVNQAIFTSATPSAFEIEHSGSVVHQVIRPTGVLDPEVEVRPVKGQVDDLLGEIKKRTAVGQRVLVTTLTKRMAEDLSDYLLEMGVKVHYLHSEVHTIERTEILRDLRMGVYDVVVGINLLREGLDLPEVSLVAILDADKEGFLRSETSLTQTIGRAARHVDGRVIMYADRVTDSMQKALNTTNERRAVQRAYNEAHGIEPRSIMKAVRDLTDDIAQEREMALAEGKGKYTTVRELPKAELAHMVIDLEKQMKQAAQNLEFEKAAVLRDQVMELRQIMALKEAGGDDDIPAWERMRLLDEAGIAYEPGD, from the coding sequence ATGCCCAAATTTGAACTTGTTTCCGATTTTCAACCTACCGGCGACCAACCGGCCGCCATCGAAAAACTGGTCGAAAGCGTCAAGGCCGGCCACAAATACCAGACTTTGCTCGGCGCTACCGGAACCGGCAAAACCTTCACCATCGCCAATGTCATTCAGCAAACCCAGAAGGCCACCCTGGTCCTGGCCCACAACAAAACCCTGGCCGCCCAGCTTTACAGCGAATTCCGCGAATTCTTCCCCACAAACGCCGTCAGCTACTTCGTCAGCTATTACGATTATTACCAACCCGAAGCCTACGTCCCTCGCCACGACCTCTACATCGAAAAGGAGACGCAAATCAACGACGAAATAGACCGGCTGCGCCTGTTAGCCACCGCCAACCTCCTCAGCCGCGAAGACGTGATCATCGTCGCCTCGGTCTCCTGCATTTATGGCATTGGCAACCCGCAGGCGTGGGGCAAAGTGACCGTCGAGATCGAACGAGGCAAGCAGTACCGGCGCGACACCATCTTGCGCCGCCTGGTAGACATCCAATACGACCGCAACGACCTGGAACTGCGGCGCGGCACATTCCGCGTGCTCGGCGACACGCTGCAAATATTCCCCGCTTACGCCGAAACAGCCTTCACCGTTGAATTTTGGGGCGATGAGGTGGAGCGTCTGACCGAGTTCGAACAGCTCACAGGCGAAGTGCTGCGCGATCTGACCAATATCCAGATTTTCCCGGCGCGCCAGTTTGTCACCGATGAAGATAAGTTGGCCGATGGCATTAACGACATAGAAAAGGAGCTGGGCGAGCGGATTGCCTTCTTCAAAGAGCATAACATGCTGCTGGAAGCGCAGCGCATCGAACAGCGTACCATGTACGACCTGGAAATGCTGCGCGAAGTGGGCTACACCTCCGGCATCGAAAACTACAGCCGCCACATGGACCAGCGCGGTGAAGGCGACCCGCCCTGGTCCCTGCTGGATTATTTCCCGGCCGACTACCTCCTGGTGGTAGACGAGAGCCACATGACGCTGCCACAGGTGCGTGGCATGTATGCGGGCGACCGCAGCCGCAAACAAACATTGGTAGATTATGGTTTCCGTCTGCCCAGCGCGCTGGACAACCGCCCGCTGAACTTTGCCGAATTTGAACAGCGTGTGAATCAGGCCATCTTCACCAGCGCCACGCCATCGGCCTTTGAAATTGAACATTCTGGCAGCGTGGTGCATCAGGTTATTCGGCCGACGGGCGTTTTAGACCCGGAAGTGGAGGTGCGGCCGGTGAAAGGGCAGGTAGACGATTTGTTGGGCGAGATCAAAAAGCGCACGGCCGTTGGTCAGCGTGTCCTGGTTACAACCCTCACCAAACGCATGGCCGAAGACCTCAGCGATTACCTCTTGGAAATGGGCGTCAAGGTCCATTATCTGCACTCTGAAGTCCACACCATCGAACGCACCGAAATTTTGCGCGACTTGCGCATGGGTGTCTATGACGTGGTGGTGGGCATCAACCTGCTGCGCGAGGGGTTGGATTTGCCGGAAGTGTCACTGGTCGCCATTCTGGACGCCGACAAAGAAGGCTTCTTGCGCTCGGAAACGTCGCTGACACAAACCATTGGCCGGGCAGCGCGCCACGTGGACGGCCGTGTGATCATGTACGCCGACCGTGTGACTGACTCGATGCAGAAAGCGCTCAACACCACCAACGAGCGGCGGGCGGTGCAGCGCGCCTACAACGAAGCGCACGGCATCGAGCCGCGCAGCATCATGAAAGCGGTGCGCGACCTGACTGACGACATCGCTCAGGAGCGGGAGATGGCCCTGGCCGAGGGCAAGGGCAAGTACACGACGGTGCGTGAGCTGCCCAAAGCGGAACTGGCGCATATGGTGATTGACTTGGAGAAGCAGATGAAGCAGGCGGCGCAGAACCTGGAGTTTGAGAAAGCGGCCGTGCTGCGCGACCAGGTTATGGAACTGCGGCAGATCATGGCCCTGAAGGAGGCGGGTGGCGATGACGACATACCCGCCTGGGAGCGAATGCGCCTGCTGGACGAGGCGGGCATTGCCTACGAACCGGGAGATTAG